The Clostridioides difficile genome has a segment encoding these proteins:
- a CDS encoding MurR/RpiR family transcriptional regulator, with translation MSILEQLESPTFKVTKSDKLLIAYIKENIEDVFYKPISQIAKESNIGEATITRFVKKMKFNGLQDFKVTLAQEISSSNKKNIINKNIQNDEPALDTAKKLLNSNITTLENTVEIINSVDVHDCARLIINAKKVYFIGIGYSGIIAQDSNYKFMRIGLNCVSFDSSHTMIMMSSIMEEGDLIVAISHSGETEEIIKTVKLARANNAKIISITENKNSELKDISDVHLSYVSGETVLETGSISSKLAQFFIIDLVYTQVVKELSNEAIERKIKTTNAIKLFKNE, from the coding sequence ATGAGTATTTTAGAACAATTAGAATCACCAACTTTTAAGGTCACAAAGTCAGATAAACTATTGATAGCTTATATAAAAGAAAATATAGAGGATGTATTTTATAAACCAATATCACAAATTGCTAAAGAGAGTAATATTGGTGAAGCAACTATAACTAGATTTGTCAAAAAAATGAAGTTTAATGGCTTGCAAGACTTTAAAGTTACTTTAGCACAAGAAATATCAAGTAGTAATAAAAAAAACATCATAAATAAGAATATACAAAATGATGAGCCAGCATTAGATACAGCCAAGAAACTTTTAAACTCAAATATAACTACTTTAGAGAATACTGTTGAAATAATCAATAGTGTGGATGTTCATGACTGTGCGAGACTTATAATAAATGCTAAAAAAGTTTATTTTATAGGTATTGGATATTCAGGAATAATAGCACAAGATTCAAACTATAAGTTTATGAGAATTGGACTTAATTGTGTAAGTTTTGATAGTAGTCATACTATGATAATGATGTCTTCTATAATGGAAGAAGGAGACTTAATAGTTGCAATTTCTCACTCTGGTGAAACTGAAGAAATTATAAAAACTGTAAAACTTGCAAGAGCTAATAATGCTAAAATTATATCTATTACTGAAAATAAAAATTCTGAATTAAAGGATATTTCAGATGTGCACTTATCTTATGTATCAGGAGAAACTGTATTAGAAACAGGTTCAATATCTTCTAAATTGGCACAATTTTTTATTATTGATTTAGTATATACACAAGTAGTAAAAGAGCTTTCAAATGAAGCTATTGAAAGAAAAATCAAGACTACAAATGCTATAAAACTGTTTAAAAATGAATAA
- a CDS encoding YhcH/YjgK/YiaL family protein — protein sequence MIFGSINHSKTYSTLHEDLLKCFEYAKENSLVDYEKGTHTIDGDDIFVNIVEYKTCEKEERFWEAHKKYIDVHLMLDGCERIDLNFIENLKQKTYEEDSDFLPLDGQNNGYVELRKGDFLVCYPEDAHMTAIKVSEKENIKKAIFKVLVR from the coding sequence ATGATATTTGGAAGTATAAATCATAGTAAGACATATTCAACATTACATGAAGATTTACTTAAGTGTTTTGAATATGCTAAAGAAAATTCATTGGTAGATTACGAAAAAGGGACTCATACAATAGATGGTGATGACATCTTTGTAAATATCGTTGAGTATAAAACTTGTGAAAAAGAAGAAAGATTCTGGGAAGCTCATAAGAAATATATAGATGTACATTTAATGCTAGATGGATGCGAAAGAATAGATTTAAATTTTATAGAAAATTTAAAGCAAAAGACATATGAGGAAGATAGTGACTTTTTACCTCTTGATGGGCAAAATAATGGATATGTTGAACTTAGAAAAGGTGATTTCTTAGTATGTTACCCAGAAGATGCACATATGACAGCAATAAAAGTTTCAGAAAAAGAAAATATCAAAAAAGCTATTTTTAAGGTTTTGGTTAGATAA
- a CDS encoding sialate O-acetylesterase gives MDNIDVFLLIGQSNARGLGNSKDSVIPNENCFEYLSTGEIINMRCELETSEGDGTIAPAFSNEWNRLTGNKVCFIHNAKDGSRIKNWNHDNNWFLNDTIEKFNAGCNTLSKDYKISNKYVIWIQGESDAKYGSDVLYYKESLKKIAYRLKEECMIDKMFVSLTGYWLGEDEYFVRTRRIATAQEFACNECDVLSIGSKIAMKFHDQGLTIDDVHYSQEALNMLGEDLCKNIYKYNITEEKIILKDTIDLSEARKYICELEKINKKFM, from the coding sequence ATGGACAATATAGATGTATTTTTATTAATAGGACAAAGTAATGCGAGAGGCTTGGGAAATTCAAAAGACAGTGTTATTCCAAATGAAAATTGTTTTGAATATTTAAGTACTGGCGAGATTATAAACATGAGATGTGAATTAGAGACTTCTGAAGGGGATGGAACTATAGCACCTGCATTTTCAAATGAGTGGAATAGACTTACAGGTAATAAAGTTTGTTTTATACACAATGCAAAGGATGGGTCAAGAATAAAAAATTGGAATCATGATAATAACTGGTTTTTAAATGATACTATAGAAAAATTTAATGCAGGGTGTAATACTTTAAGCAAGGATTATAAAATATCAAATAAATATGTTATTTGGATTCAAGGTGAAAGTGATGCAAAATATGGTAGTGATGTTTTATACTATAAAGAGAGTCTAAAAAAAATTGCATATAGACTTAAGGAAGAATGTATGATTGATAAAATGTTTGTTAGTTTAACTGGTTATTGGCTTGGAGAAGATGAATATTTTGTTAGAACAAGACGAATTGCAACAGCGCAAGAATTTGCTTGTAATGAATGTGATGTATTAAGTATAGGTAGTAAAATCGCTATGAAATTTCATGACCAAGGTCTAACTATTGATGATGTACATTATAGTCAAGAAGCTCTTAATATGCTAGGAGAAGATTTATGTAAGAATATTTATAAATATAATATAACTGAGGAAAAAATTATATTAAAGGATACTATTGATTTATCAGAAGCTAGAAAATATATCTGTGAGTTGGAAAAAATAAATAAAAAATTCATGTAA
- a CDS encoding N-acetylneuraminate lyase — protein sequence MKGIYSALLVSFDKEGNINEKGLRQIIRHNIDVCKIDGLYVGGSTGENFMLSTDEKKKIFEIAKDEVKEEIKLIAQVGSVNLKEAVELAKFTTDLGYDAISAVTPFYYKFDFEEIKHYYNTIINSVDNRLIIYSIPFLTGVDMSLDQFGELFENEKIIGVKFTAADFYLLERMRKTFPNKLIFAGFDEMMLPATVLGVDGAIGSTFNVNGVRARQIFELTKSEKISEALEVQHVTNDLITDILGNGLYQTIKLLLEEQGVEAGYCRQPMKEATDEMKSRAKEIYRKYF from the coding sequence ATGAAAGGAATTTATTCAGCATTATTAGTTTCATTTGATAAGGAAGGAAATATAAACGAAAAAGGGTTAAGACAAATAATTAGACATAATATAGATGTTTGTAAAATAGATGGTCTTTATGTAGGTGGAAGTACAGGAGAAAACTTCATGCTTTCAACTGATGAAAAGAAAAAAATATTTGAAATAGCTAAAGATGAAGTGAAAGAAGAAATAAAGTTAATAGCTCAAGTTGGTTCAGTTAATTTAAAAGAAGCTGTAGAACTTGCTAAATTTACAACTGATTTAGGATATGATGCTATAAGTGCGGTTACACCTTTTTACTATAAATTTGATTTTGAAGAAATAAAACACTATTACAATACAATAATAAACTCTGTAGATAATAGATTAATAATATACTCTATACCATTTTTAACTGGTGTTGATATGAGCTTAGATCAATTTGGAGAATTATTTGAAAATGAAAAAATAATAGGTGTTAAGTTTACAGCAGCAGATTTCTACTTATTAGAAAGAATGAGAAAAACATTCCCAAATAAACTAATATTTGCAGGATTTGATGAAATGATGTTACCAGCTACAGTTTTAGGTGTAGATGGGGCAATTGGTTCTACATTTAATGTAAACGGTGTCAGAGCTAGACAAATATTTGAACTAACTAAGAGTGAAAAAATATCAGAAGCACTTGAAGTACAACATGTGACAAATGATTTAATAACAGATATATTAGGAAATGGTCTATATCAAACAATTAAATTACTACTTGAAGAGCAAGGTGTTGAAGCTGGATATTGTAGACAACCTATGAAAGAAGCAACTGATGAAATGAAATCAAGAGCGAAAGAAATATACAGAAAGTATTTTTAA
- a CDS encoding zinc ribbon domain-containing protein — protein sequence MEENNKKTVDDKFSKVKKRFGNGKFKIELYKEKSKINREIDDIQEKKSKLFLEMGMLTYQKIRENSIDDECFDKFCDELLELDKIIYEKNMEINDMEIAESNVTCECGYVGNINDKYCAECGRKFELDNDYDDFIVCGYCESEIDSESEFCPCCGRKIIMDLE from the coding sequence ATGGAAGAAAATAATAAAAAGACAGTAGATGATAAATTTTCTAAGGTTAAAAAAAGATTTGGTAATGGAAAATTTAAAATTGAATTATATAAAGAAAAATCAAAGATAAATAGAGAAATTGATGATATTCAAGAAAAGAAGAGTAAGCTCTTTTTAGAAATGGGAATGTTGACTTATCAAAAAATTAGAGAAAATTCTATTGATGATGAGTGTTTTGATAAATTCTGTGATGAGTTATTAGAACTTGATAAGATCATTTATGAAAAAAATATGGAAATCAATGATATGGAAATTGCAGAAAGCAATGTAACTTGTGAATGTGGTTATGTTGGAAATATAAATGACAAATATTGTGCTGAATGTGGTAGAAAATTTGAGTTAGATAATGATTATGATGATTTTATAGTTTGTGGTTATTGTGAAAGTGAAATAGATTCGGAATCTGAGTTTTGTCCATGTTGTGGTAGAAAAATTATTATGGATTTAGAATAG
- a CDS encoding N-acetylmannosamine-6-phosphate 2-epimerase yields MLDKVKGRLIVSCQALENEPLHSSFIMGRMARAAKEGGAVGIRAQGVDDIIEIKKVTGLPVIGIIKRNYEDSDIYITPTKKEVDELLTTGCEMIALDATNRVRPNNEDLKEIINYIKENNVLVMADISNYDEAVKAQEYGVDCVSTTLSGYTPYTEVLDGPDFVLMERLVKDLEIPVIAEGKVNTPQDLKKVFEIGVHSSVVGSAITRPQLITEKFVKAIEIN; encoded by the coding sequence ATGCTAGATAAAGTAAAGGGAAGACTAATAGTATCATGCCAAGCTTTAGAAAATGAACCTCTTCATAGTTCTTTTATAATGGGTAGAATGGCTAGAGCTGCTAAGGAAGGTGGAGCAGTTGGAATTAGAGCTCAAGGAGTTGATGATATTATTGAAATAAAAAAAGTTACTGGGCTTCCTGTCATAGGTATTATAAAGAGAAATTATGAAGATTCAGATATATATATAACACCAACTAAAAAAGAAGTAGATGAACTTTTAACAACAGGATGTGAAATGATAGCACTGGATGCTACTAATAGAGTTAGACCGAATAACGAAGATTTGAAAGAAATTATAAATTATATAAAAGAAAATAATGTTTTAGTCATGGCTGATATTTCAAATTATGATGAAGCTGTAAAGGCACAAGAATACGGTGTAGACTGTGTTTCAACTACATTATCAGGGTATACTCCATATACAGAAGTTTTAGATGGTCCAGATTTTGTGCTGATGGAAAGATTGGTTAAAGATTTAGAAATACCTGTAATAGCAGAAGGAAAGGTAAATACTCCTCAAGACTTAAAGAAAGTATTTGAAATAGGAGTTCATTCATCAGTTGTAGGCTCAGCAATAACAAGACCACAATTGATAACAGAAAAATTTGTCAAAGCAATTGAAATTAATTAA
- a CDS encoding zinc ribbon domain-containing protein, protein MDEKKIDNMNYSYSNYSKKTGKPIRKMKNNNLTLETKQDKICSSCNKENNPKDNYCKFCGNELYEIVSLKPSETKLDLKSKIKELSYHANTRGIFLTTFSTIFILLVISLIFKAIITIQFNDISYMINPAHIILALNLGQISVSMSTMMGSGFISANIGLLILLIIPVLGLIISNLIFMRKRCKNSKTTLANSLGVGILYGLILAILCTFTNVKTSSHSMLEYGYALEYSYEFFSALLNGFVLGFICTYITNYRKSYEKENMYMSLFSNAIKIFILGYALVLAILFILTISDSSYLNELNMSSYSSGMDLFAILPQIASYMWAFANGISVTIINSTLSIFSLGSSSLFGDTKLMFYAMGALSALIILLNGYKLRFKYETHSIKPVIIFSIYYAFLMGMLALFSTFILDSNINFFNTTSYGTTLVMQFKVFSTIIISFIYSFVISLIGYKLNSAD, encoded by the coding sequence ATGGATGAAAAAAAAATAGATAACATGAATTATTCATATAGCAACTATTCTAAAAAAACAGGTAAACCAATTAGAAAAATGAAAAATAATAACCTTACACTTGAAACTAAACAAGATAAAATTTGTTCTAGTTGCAACAAAGAAAATAATCCTAAAGATAATTACTGTAAATTTTGTGGAAATGAACTTTATGAAATAGTATCATTAAAACCAAGTGAAACAAAACTTGACTTAAAATCTAAAATAAAAGAACTCTCATATCACGCAAATACAAGAGGGATATTTTTAACGACTTTTTCAACCATATTTATATTGCTTGTTATTTCGTTAATATTTAAGGCTATAATTACTATTCAATTTAATGATATCAGTTATATGATAAATCCAGCACATATAATTTTAGCTCTTAACCTAGGGCAAATCAGTGTATCTATGTCTACCATGATGGGTTCTGGATTTATAAGTGCAAATATAGGCTTGTTAATATTACTTATAATCCCTGTTTTAGGATTAATTATATCAAATTTAATTTTTATGAGAAAAAGATGTAAGAATTCAAAAACTACATTAGCTAATTCTCTTGGAGTTGGAATTTTATATGGATTAATTTTAGCTATTTTATGTACTTTTACTAATGTTAAAACTAGCTCACATAGTATGCTAGAATATGGATATGCTTTAGAGTATAGTTACGAATTTTTTAGTGCGCTTTTAAATGGATTTGTATTAGGTTTTATATGTACATATATAACTAACTATAGAAAAAGCTATGAAAAAGAAAATATGTATATGTCCCTTTTTTCAAATGCTATTAAAATATTTATATTAGGATATGCTTTAGTTTTAGCGATACTTTTTATATTAACTATATCTGATAGTAGTTATTTAAATGAATTGAATATGAGTAGTTACTCAAGTGGCATGGATTTATTTGCTATCTTGCCACAAATTGCGAGCTATATGTGGGCTTTTGCAAATGGAATTTCTGTAACAATAATAAATTCAACATTGTCAATATTTAGTTTAGGTTCATCATCTTTATTTGGAGACACTAAATTAATGTTTTATGCAATGGGAGCTTTGTCTGCATTAATAATTTTATTAAATGGATATAAGTTAAGATTTAAATACGAAACACATAGTATTAAACCTGTAATAATATTTAGCATATATTATGCATTTTTAATGGGTATGTTAGCTTTGTTTAGCACATTTATACTTGATAGCAATATTAATTTCTTTAATACAACTAGTTATGGAACAACTCTAGTTATGCAATTTAAAGTGTTCTCAACTATTATAATTTCATTTATATACAGTTTTGTGATATCTTTAATAGGATATAAACTAAACTCAGCTGACTAA
- a CDS encoding ROK family protein — translation MKNYVCIDIGGTSIKYGFIREDGLIIDKSSLDTEAKEKGGPGILSKIKKIVKKYIKENDIDGICISTAGMVDPIEGKIAFALEELIPNYKGMELKKEIEKEFNIKCEVENDVNCAGLGEMWLGAGKEASSSICMTIGTGIGGCVIINNKLINGFSNSAGEVGYMNMNGSTFQELASTSSLVRKVAKIKNMDENDLNGKIIFDLAKNNDEDCLKELDNMIKSLAIGIANICYVINPEVVILGGGIMAQEEFLKPKIDRALKEILIERVYKNTNVEFAKRQNDAGMLGALYNFLNKI, via the coding sequence ATGAAAAATTACGTTTGTATAGATATTGGAGGTACTTCAATAAAATATGGATTTATTAGAGAAGATGGACTAATAATTGATAAATCAAGTTTAGATACTGAAGCAAAAGAAAAAGGTGGACCAGGAATATTATCTAAAATAAAGAAAATAGTTAAAAAATATATAAAAGAAAATGATATTGATGGGATATGTATATCAACTGCAGGTATGGTTGACCCAATTGAAGGTAAGATAGCATTTGCTTTAGAAGAATTAATTCCAAATTATAAAGGTATGGAATTAAAGAAAGAGATAGAAAAAGAATTTAATATAAAATGTGAAGTTGAAAATGATGTTAATTGTGCTGGTCTTGGTGAAATGTGGCTTGGAGCAGGTAAGGAAGCAAGTTCTTCTATATGTATGACAATAGGTACTGGTATTGGTGGTTGTGTTATAATAAATAATAAGCTTATAAATGGATTTAGCAATAGTGCTGGAGAAGTAGGATATATGAATATGAATGGTAGTACTTTTCAAGAGTTGGCATCAACTAGTAGCTTGGTGAGAAAAGTCGCAAAAATAAAAAATATGGATGAAAATGACTTAAATGGAAAAATAATTTTTGATTTAGCAAAGAATAATGACGAAGATTGTTTAAAAGAATTGGATAATATGATAAAATCATTAGCAATTGGTATTGCAAATATATGTTATGTAATAAATCCAGAAGTTGTAATTTTAGGTGGGGGAATAATGGCACAAGAAGAATTTCTAAAACCTAAAATAGATAGAGCATTAAAGGAGATTCTTATAGAAAGAGTTTATAAAAATACTAATGTAGAATTTGCAAAGAGACAAAATGATGCAGGCATGCTTGGGGCATTATATAATTTTTTAAACAAAATATAG
- a CDS encoding sodium:solute symporter, with protein MVGFTWIDFAILVVYLLAVLFAGLLFSKKEMKGKEFFKGDGTIPWWVTSVSIFATLLSPISFLSLAGNSYGGTWILWFAQLGMFIAIPLTIKFFLPLYSRLEIDTAYEYLEMRYESKGLRVIGALMFIIYQIGRMSIIMYLPSVVLAGLTGIPVNVLIIVMGVIAIIYSYTGGLKAVLWTDFIQGMVLIVGVTGTLFYLISSINGGFGTVMDTLTSGHKFLATNEVMFDKNILSTSAFIIFVGAGLNTFSSYVSSQDIVQRFTTTTDIKQLNKMTYGNGVLSMGLATVFYLIGTCLFIYYTQNPDLAQTVQQDQVFASYIAYELPVGITGILLAAIYAASQSTLSTGLNSVATSWTLDIQTIITKDMSMERQTKVAQYISLGVGILSIVVAIILANGEIKSAYEWFNSFMGLVLGVLAGIFVLGAFCKKATKMGAYIGFAVSAILVVYLKYRLPEVTSWAYSLITITTSVVVGTVFSAIEAKVKAKVYSPKAETTVYYEK; from the coding sequence ATGGTAGGATTTACTTGGATAGATTTTGCAATATTAGTAGTTTACTTATTGGCAGTTTTATTTGCAGGATTATTATTTTCAAAGAAGGAAATGAAAGGAAAAGAGTTCTTCAAAGGTGATGGAACTATTCCATGGTGGGTTACATCAGTGTCAATATTTGCTACATTATTAAGCCCAATATCATTTTTATCACTAGCAGGTAATTCTTATGGTGGAACATGGATTTTATGGTTTGCACAATTAGGTATGTTTATAGCTATACCTTTAACAATAAAATTTTTCTTACCTCTATATAGTAGATTAGAAATAGATACTGCATATGAGTACTTAGAAATGAGATATGAAAGTAAAGGTCTTAGAGTGATTGGAGCTTTAATGTTTATAATATATCAAATAGGACGTATGTCTATAATAATGTATCTACCATCAGTAGTTTTAGCAGGTCTTACAGGAATACCTGTAAATGTGTTAATAATAGTTATGGGTGTAATAGCAATAATTTATTCGTATACAGGTGGATTAAAAGCTGTTTTATGGACTGATTTTATACAAGGCATGGTACTAATAGTGGGTGTTACAGGTACATTATTCTATCTAATATCAAGTATAAATGGCGGATTTGGAACAGTAATGGATACTCTTACAAGTGGTCATAAATTTTTAGCAACAAATGAAGTTATGTTTGATAAAAATATACTATCTACAAGTGCATTTATAATATTTGTTGGAGCTGGTCTTAATACTTTTTCATCATATGTATCAAGTCAAGATATAGTTCAAAGATTTACTACAACAACTGATATAAAACAACTTAATAAAATGACGTATGGAAATGGTGTTTTATCAATGGGACTTGCAACAGTATTTTATCTAATTGGAACTTGTTTATTTATATACTATACTCAAAATCCAGACTTAGCACAAACCGTTCAACAAGACCAAGTATTTGCATCATATATAGCTTATGAATTACCAGTAGGTATAACAGGAATACTACTTGCAGCAATATATGCAGCATCGCAGTCAACTTTATCAACAGGGCTTAATTCAGTTGCTACAAGTTGGACTTTAGATATACAAACTATTATAACAAAAGATATGAGTATGGAAAGACAAACTAAGGTAGCACAATATATATCATTAGGAGTAGGTATACTTTCTATAGTTGTTGCAATAATCTTAGCAAATGGAGAGATAAAGTCAGCATATGAATGGTTCAATAGTTTTATGGGTCTAGTTTTAGGAGTTTTAGCAGGGATATTTGTACTTGGTGCGTTTTGTAAAAAAGCAACTAAAATGGGGGCATATATTGGATTTGCAGTATCAGCAATTTTAGTTGTTTATCTAAAATACAGATTACCAGAAGTAACTTCTTGGGCTTATTCTCTAATAACAATAACTACTTCTGTAGTAGTAGGAACTGTATTTAGTGCAATAGAAGCAAAAGTTAAAGCAAAAGTATATTCACCAAAAGCTGAAACTACAGTTTATTATGAAAAGTAA
- a CDS encoding Crp/Fnr family transcriptional regulator, with protein sequence MSKLKDYNIDKVMLFNNLCSETKNQLKEKAKLKRLQRKEILFYEKEQLDRVYVLLDGKVSIFKISENGERKVIFILNNGEIINDITFDFTKNSAVGCEAFENSIVSYYSIEEFTEIMKNDFELTKDIISYMERRTRRLYRQLKNSISIKVDKKLAAKLYRLSKEFGVCCGEWTLLNVNLTVTYLADMLGCKRETVSRMIKVLQKEELIKIDNKGFYVKERELSKYFKNN encoded by the coding sequence ATGTCTAAATTAAAAGACTATAATATTGACAAAGTAATGCTTTTTAATAATTTATGTAGTGAAACTAAGAATCAACTTAAAGAAAAAGCTAAACTAAAAAGATTACAAAGAAAAGAAATTTTATTTTATGAAAAAGAACAATTAGACAGAGTATATGTACTTTTAGATGGGAAAGTATCTATTTTTAAGATAAGCGAAAATGGTGAGAGAAAGGTAATTTTTATATTAAATAATGGAGAGATTATAAATGACATTACCTTTGATTTTACTAAGAATTCTGCTGTTGGGTGTGAGGCATTTGAAAACTCAATTGTGTCTTATTATAGTATTGAAGAATTTACAGAAATTATGAAAAATGATTTTGAACTTACAAAAGATATTATTTCTTATATGGAGAGAAGGACAAGACGTTTATATAGACAGTTAAAAAATTCAATATCTATAAAAGTAGATAAGAAATTAGCAGCAAAATTATATAGATTAAGTAAAGAATTTGGAGTTTGTTGTGGAGAGTGGACATTATTAAATGTAAATCTTACAGTTACATATTTAGCAGATATGCTTGGCTGTAAAAGAGAGACAGTTTCTAGAATGATAAAAGTATTGCAAAAAGAAGAACTTATAAAGATTGACAATAAAGGTTTTTATGTAAAAGAAAGAGAGCTATCAAAATACTTTAAAAACAATTAA